In a single window of the Bacillus clarus genome:
- the hpf gene encoding ribosome hibernation-promoting factor, HPF/YfiA family, translated as MKFNIRGENIEVTPALKEYVEKKLSKLERYFDTFPEIKVNLKVYSDKQRVEVTIPFTDLLLRAEETHSDMYAAIDLVVDKIERQIRKHKTKVNRKLREKGSVKNTFIIPEAVAVQEEVQEDELELVRTKRFDLKPMDVEEAILQMDMLGHNFFVFTNADTNETNVVYGRKDGKYGLIETK; from the coding sequence ATGAAATTCAACATTCGTGGTGAAAATATTGAAGTAACTCCAGCATTAAAGGAATATGTAGAGAAGAAGCTAAGTAAATTAGAGCGTTATTTTGATACATTCCCAGAGATTAAAGTTAATTTAAAAGTATACTCTGACAAGCAACGTGTCGAGGTAACAATCCCGTTTACAGATTTATTACTTCGTGCAGAAGAAACTCATAGCGATATGTACGCTGCAATTGATTTAGTGGTTGATAAAATTGAGCGACAAATTCGTAAACATAAAACAAAAGTAAATCGTAAATTACGTGAAAAAGGTTCTGTTAAAAATACATTTATCATCCCTGAGGCAGTAGCTGTTCAGGAAGAAGTGCAAGAGGATGAATTAGAACTTGTGCGTACAAAACGATTTGATTTAAAACCGATGGACGTTGAAGAAGCTATCTTACAAATGGATATGCTTGGACATAACTTCTTCGTATTCACAAATGCGGATACAAATGAAACTAATGTTGTATATGGCCGCAAAGATGGTAAGTATGGATTAATCGAAACAAAATAA
- a CDS encoding PDZ domain-containing protein → MEAWLFEIMRAIGRFFLHPAVYVFFISSIFVGYLRILRERKNFSFKVYDIWFELRTSLFAGIGYGLLVSVITIGLGLVVSKASIWLILIWTLLFALTAMYRYLSVAYTFGVAIVALLLSSKMPVSLLKLGEGEDGTIVSLAILLGVMLVVEGLLISKNAVRYSTPKIRKGKRGLKIGLHESNRLWLVPIFILVPGDTVTQFISWWPVVSIGSGTYSLFLVPFLIGFMRKIRSYEPKEALLFTGRRVFGLAALVLILGIASYWWHVLAIITMGVAMLGRFTISMQERIADETRPAYFAARNDGLVVLDTIPNTIGAEMNLKPGEVITKVNGVIPRSTEEFYDALQMKTTGAFCKLEVLDTNGELRLAQTALYAGGHHELGVVFVQQDHEWDSEAM, encoded by the coding sequence GTGGAGGCATGGCTTTTTGAAATAATGCGGGCGATTGGACGTTTTTTCTTACACCCTGCTGTCTATGTGTTTTTTATAAGTAGTATCTTCGTTGGATACTTACGTATATTACGAGAACGAAAAAATTTTTCTTTTAAAGTATACGATATTTGGTTTGAACTGCGAACGTCGTTATTTGCAGGTATTGGATACGGATTGCTAGTATCTGTTATTACGATTGGACTTGGGCTCGTTGTTTCAAAGGCGAGCATATGGCTGATTTTAATTTGGACGCTATTATTTGCTTTAACTGCTATGTATCGATATTTATCGGTAGCTTATACGTTTGGGGTAGCGATTGTAGCATTGTTATTATCTTCTAAGATGCCAGTTTCTCTCCTAAAGCTCGGAGAAGGAGAAGATGGTACGATTGTATCACTTGCTATTCTACTTGGCGTCATGCTAGTGGTAGAGGGGTTATTAATTTCTAAAAACGCGGTACGGTATTCAACGCCGAAGATTAGGAAAGGTAAACGCGGTTTGAAAATTGGTTTACATGAATCAAACCGTTTATGGCTCGTTCCAATTTTTATTCTTGTACCGGGGGATACAGTGACACAATTTATTTCATGGTGGCCTGTCGTTTCAATAGGTTCAGGCACATACTCATTATTCCTCGTTCCATTTTTAATTGGGTTTATGAGAAAAATTAGAAGTTATGAGCCGAAGGAAGCTTTATTATTTACAGGAAGACGTGTTTTTGGATTAGCGGCGCTCGTTCTTATTTTAGGAATCGCAAGTTACTGGTGGCACGTATTAGCGATTATCACGATGGGAGTGGCGATGCTTGGACGTTTCACAATTTCAATGCAAGAGCGAATTGCTGATGAGACAAGGCCGGCATATTTTGCAGCGCGTAATGATGGACTCGTTGTATTAGATACAATCCCAAATACAATCGGTGCTGAAATGAATTTGAAGCCTGGAGAAGTCATTACGAAAGTGAACGGAGTCATTCCAAGAAGTACTGAAGAATTTTATGATGCGCTTCAAATGAAGACGACAGGAGCGTTTTGTAAATTAGAAGTGCTTGATACAAATGGTGAGCTTCGTCTTGCTCAAACTGCATTGTATGCAGGGGGACATCATGAATTAGGTGTTGTATTTGTTCAACAGGATCATGAGTGGGATTCAGAAGCGATGTAA
- the cccB gene encoding cytochrome c551: protein MKKKLLAIALGTSVVLALGACGNKEESKPSKQSASTDSAEQIFQRSCAGCHAKDLSGATGPDLRKVGEKYDAADIEKIIEKGRGSMSPGLIQGEDAKKVAEWLAGHK from the coding sequence GTGAAAAAAAAATTGTTGGCTATTGCATTAGGAACATCAGTAGTTCTTGCTTTAGGAGCATGCGGAAACAAAGAAGAGAGCAAACCATCGAAACAATCTGCAAGTACAGATAGTGCAGAACAAATTTTCCAAAGAAGTTGCGCTGGTTGTCATGCTAAGGATTTATCAGGAGCAACTGGACCTGATTTACGAAAAGTAGGAGAGAAATACGACGCAGCAGATATTGAAAAGATTATTGAAAAAGGTCGCGGTTCTATGTCACCAGGACTTATTCAAGGTGAGGATGCGAAAAAAGTGGCTGAATGGTTAGCTGGGCATAAATAA
- the ftsE gene encoding cell division ATP-binding protein FtsE yields the protein MIKMTNVYKEYPNGMKAISGLTVNIKQGEFVYVVGPSGAGKSTFIKMMYREEKPSTGSINVNGLTIETLAERDVPYFRRQLGVIFQDFKLLPKLTVYENVAFALEVIEEETEAIRERVTEVLGLVGLEDRADALPSELSGGEQQRVAIARAIVNKPKVVIADEPTGNLDIETALDIMKIFTRINERGTTIVMATHNADIVNTIRHRVIAIEGGKIVRDEIEGGYGYEG from the coding sequence ATGATAAAAATGACGAATGTTTATAAGGAGTACCCAAATGGTATGAAAGCCATTTCTGGGCTCACAGTTAACATTAAACAAGGTGAATTCGTATACGTAGTTGGACCGAGTGGAGCCGGGAAATCTACATTTATTAAAATGATGTATCGTGAAGAAAAGCCATCTACAGGATCTATTAACGTAAATGGACTTACAATTGAAACATTGGCAGAAAGAGATGTTCCGTATTTTCGTCGTCAATTAGGCGTGATTTTCCAGGACTTTAAATTGCTACCTAAATTAACGGTATATGAGAATGTTGCGTTTGCCTTAGAAGTAATTGAAGAAGAAACAGAGGCAATCCGTGAGCGTGTTACAGAAGTGTTAGGACTTGTAGGTCTTGAAGATCGTGCAGATGCACTTCCAAGTGAGCTTTCAGGTGGAGAACAGCAACGTGTGGCGATTGCAAGAGCGATCGTAAATAAACCGAAAGTTGTAATTGCCGATGAGCCAACTGGTAACTTAGATATTGAGACAGCTCTTGATATTATGAAAATCTTCACGCGTATTAATGAGCGTGGTACAACAATCGTTATGGCAACACATAACGCGGATATCGTAAATACAATTCGTCATCGCGTAATTGCGATTGAAGGCGGAAAAATTGTTCGAGATGAGATTGAGGGAGGATACGGATATGAAGGCTAA
- a CDS encoding ABC transporter ATP-binding protein → MLRRFFSYYKPYKGLFVLDFSCAVIAGLLELGFPLIVNQFIDKLLPGQNWTLILWACVGLLAVYMLNAGLQYVVTYWGHMLGVNIETDMRQKLFDHIQKLSFRFFDNNKTGHLISRLTNDLMEIGEIAHHGPEDLFIAIMTLIGAFSFMMLINWKLALLTFFVIPFLLWLALYFNRKMTGTFRRLFSDVADFNACIENNVGGIRVVQAFGNEKFEKEQFAVNNARFRTTKLMAYKIMALNSSISYMLMRLVTLFVLICGTWFVLQGELTYGGFIGFVLLTNIFFRPIEKINAVIESYPKGIAGFKRYVELLETEPDIVDSKNAIEVKQVHGDIQYSNITFGYDKQEPILKNINLKIHAGETVAFVGPSGAGKTTLCSLLPRFYEQLFGSIQIDGIDTKDMTLSSLRKQIGIVQQDVFLFSGTIRENIAYGNLKASEAEIWQAVKRAQLEDLIYSQPEGLDTVIGERGVKLSGGQKQRLAIARMFLKNPPILILDEATSALDTETELAIQKSLAELSVGRTTLVIAHRLATIKNADRIVVVNKDGIAEQGSHEELIEQDGGYSRLYEAQFSS, encoded by the coding sequence ATGCTACGTCGATTTTTTTCTTACTATAAACCGTATAAAGGTTTATTCGTGCTCGATTTTTCCTGCGCAGTTATTGCGGGTTTACTAGAACTTGGTTTCCCACTTATCGTAAATCAATTTATTGATAAATTGTTGCCAGGACAAAATTGGACACTTATTTTATGGGCATGTGTAGGCTTATTAGCAGTCTATATGTTAAATGCTGGTTTGCAATATGTCGTTACATATTGGGGACATATGCTTGGTGTTAATATTGAGACAGATATGAGACAGAAGTTATTTGATCATATTCAGAAGCTATCATTCAGATTTTTTGATAATAATAAAACAGGTCATTTAATTTCACGTCTTACAAACGATTTAATGGAAATTGGTGAAATTGCTCATCATGGACCAGAGGATTTATTTATTGCGATTATGACGTTAATTGGAGCATTTTCATTTATGATGCTCATTAACTGGAAGTTAGCACTTCTTACGTTTTTTGTTATCCCATTTTTATTGTGGTTAGCACTTTATTTCAATCGAAAAATGACAGGTACGTTTAGACGTCTATTCTCAGACGTTGCTGACTTTAATGCGTGCATTGAAAACAATGTCGGTGGAATTCGTGTCGTACAAGCATTTGGAAATGAGAAGTTTGAGAAAGAGCAGTTTGCTGTAAACAATGCTCGTTTCCGTACAACAAAGTTAATGGCTTATAAAATTATGGCATTAAACTCATCCATTAGTTATATGCTGATGCGCCTCGTAACATTGTTTGTATTAATATGCGGAACTTGGTTTGTATTGCAAGGAGAATTAACGTATGGCGGATTTATCGGGTTTGTACTATTAACGAATATTTTCTTCCGTCCGATTGAAAAAATTAATGCGGTTATTGAAAGTTATCCGAAAGGAATCGCTGGTTTTAAAAGGTATGTAGAGCTTCTTGAAACAGAGCCTGATATTGTAGATTCTAAAAATGCAATAGAAGTAAAACAAGTACACGGTGATATTCAATATAGTAATATTACTTTCGGCTATGATAAGCAAGAGCCGATTTTGAAAAACATTAATTTGAAAATACATGCAGGTGAAACGGTTGCGTTCGTTGGACCATCAGGTGCAGGGAAAACAACGTTATGTAGTTTGCTGCCACGTTTTTATGAACAGTTATTTGGCTCAATTCAAATTGATGGCATTGATACGAAAGATATGACATTATCATCACTTCGTAAGCAAATTGGAATTGTGCAGCAAGATGTATTCTTATTCTCTGGAACGATTCGCGAAAATATCGCTTACGGAAATTTAAAGGCTTCAGAAGCTGAAATTTGGCAAGCTGTAAAACGCGCTCAATTAGAAGATTTAATTTACTCACAACCAGAGGGTTTAGATACAGTTATCGGTGAACGTGGTGTGAAACTTTCAGGAGGACAAAAGCAACGTCTAGCGATTGCTCGTATGTTCTTGAAAAACCCACCAATTTTAATTTTAGACGAGGCAACTTCTGCGCTTGATACAGAAACGGAACTTGCAATCCAGAAATCGCTCGCTGAACTATCAGTTGGTCGCACAACATTAGTTATTGCACATAGACTTGCAACAATTAAAAATGCGGACCGCATCGTCGTTGTAAATAAAGATGGTATCGCAGAACAAGGTTCGCATGAAGAATTAATTGAACA
- a CDS encoding S41 family peptidase: MPFATLPVCFRKGNSALKRRVAIIGMVVAFLIGAGGMFAGMYMFGINPSYVAQTISSDNASTTQGNLAKINEAYALIDSRYVEDVKDDKLVEGAIQGMLSTLKDPYSTYMDKETAKQFSESLDPELEGIGAEVNKTDGKLIIVSPIKGSPAEKAGIKPNDQILSVDGNSVKDLSREEAVLKIRGKKGTTVAIEIKRAGVTDPIEFKIKREKIPIFTVFSSVKKENGKDIGYIQITSFSENTAKEFKDQLKELEKKDIKGLIIDVRGNPGGYLNSVEDILGEIMTNKKPMLQVEQRNGEKKKFSTELKERKSYPISVLIDNGSASASEILAGALKEGEGYDLIGEKTFGKGTVQQAVPFKDGSNIKLTMFKWLTPDGNWIHKKGIAPTVEVKQPDYYHATPIQIEKTLSYNSNDVQVKHAQEMLKSLGYVTGREDGYFSKETESAVKAFQNANEMEATGQLDKKTAEAIQNKIIEKIRSGENDLQLQAALKLMAK; the protein is encoded by the coding sequence ATGCCTTTTGCTACACTACCTGTGTGCTTTAGAAAGGGGAATTCCGCATTGAAACGTAGAGTTGCAATTATTGGAATGGTTGTTGCATTTTTAATTGGTGCTGGCGGGATGTTTGCAGGTATGTATATGTTTGGAATCAATCCATCATATGTAGCGCAAACAATATCAAGCGATAATGCTAGCACAACGCAAGGAAATTTGGCAAAAATTAATGAGGCGTATGCACTAATTGATTCACGTTATGTGGAAGACGTGAAAGATGACAAGTTAGTCGAAGGTGCGATACAAGGAATGTTGTCTACGCTGAAGGACCCTTACTCCACGTATATGGATAAAGAAACGGCAAAGCAGTTTAGCGAGTCGCTTGATCCAGAACTTGAAGGGATCGGAGCTGAGGTGAACAAAACGGATGGTAAGCTTATTATCGTATCGCCAATTAAAGGCTCACCAGCAGAAAAAGCGGGTATTAAACCGAATGACCAAATTTTATCTGTAGATGGAAATAGTGTCAAAGATTTATCACGTGAAGAAGCAGTATTAAAAATTCGTGGTAAAAAAGGAACGACTGTCGCAATTGAAATTAAGCGTGCAGGAGTAACGGATCCGATAGAATTTAAAATTAAGCGTGAAAAAATTCCGATTTTCACTGTATTTAGTTCTGTGAAGAAAGAGAATGGAAAAGACATTGGTTACATTCAAATTACATCGTTCTCTGAAAATACGGCGAAAGAATTTAAGGATCAGCTAAAAGAGTTAGAGAAGAAAGACATCAAAGGCTTAATCATCGATGTACGTGGTAATCCTGGTGGCTATTTAAATAGTGTAGAAGATATACTAGGAGAAATTATGACGAATAAAAAGCCGATGCTGCAAGTTGAACAGCGAAATGGTGAGAAGAAGAAATTCTCTACGGAGCTAAAAGAGAGAAAGTCATATCCGATCTCAGTATTGATTGATAACGGAAGTGCTTCTGCTTCAGAAATTTTAGCGGGTGCGCTAAAAGAGGGAGAAGGCTATGATTTAATTGGTGAGAAAACGTTTGGTAAAGGTACTGTACAGCAAGCCGTTCCATTTAAAGATGGTAGCAACATTAAATTAACGATGTTTAAATGGTTAACACCGGATGGTAATTGGATTCATAAAAAAGGAATTGCGCCAACGGTAGAAGTGAAGCAACCAGACTACTATCATGCGACGCCAATTCAAATTGAAAAAACACTTTCATACAATTCAAATGATGTACAAGTAAAACATGCACAAGAAATGTTAAAAAGCTTAGGGTATGTAACAGGTCGTGAGGATGGATACTTCAGTAAAGAGACAGAATCAGCGGTAAAAGCGTTCCAAAATGCAAATGAGATGGAAGCGACAGGACAGCTTGACAAGAAGACAGCTGAAGCGATTCAAAATAAAATCATTGAAAAAATCCGTTCTGGAGAAAATGATTTACAATTACAAGCGGCATTAAAATTAATGGCGAAATAA
- the ftsX gene encoding permease-like cell division protein FtsX, whose protein sequence is MKANTLSRHLREGVKNLSRNGWMTFASVSAVTVTLLLVGVFLTAIMNMNHFATKVEQDVEIRVHIDPAAKEANQKKLEEDMGKIAKVDSIKYSSKEEELKRLIKSLGDSGKTFELFEQDNPLKNVFIVKAKEPTDTAAIAKKVEKMQFVSNVQYGKGQVERLFDTVKTGRNIGIILIAGLLFTAMFLISNTIKITIYARSTEIEIMKLVGATNWFIRWPFLLEGLFLGVLGSIIPIVLILSVYNSLQGVFNEKLGGTIFELLPYSPFVFQLAGLLVLIGALIGMWGSVMSIRRFLKV, encoded by the coding sequence ATGAAGGCTAACACCCTTAGTCGACATTTACGAGAAGGTGTAAAAAATCTATCCCGTAACGGATGGATGACGTTTGCTTCTGTAAGTGCGGTAACAGTTACATTATTACTTGTAGGTGTCTTTTTAACAGCGATTATGAATATGAACCATTTTGCGACGAAAGTAGAGCAAGATGTAGAAATTCGTGTACACATTGATCCAGCAGCAAAAGAGGCTAATCAAAAGAAATTAGAAGAAGATATGGGTAAGATTGCGAAAGTAGATTCTATTAAATATTCTTCTAAAGAAGAAGAATTAAAACGTTTAATTAAAAGTTTAGGCGATAGCGGAAAAACGTTCGAGTTATTTGAGCAAGATAACCCATTGAAAAACGTATTTATTGTAAAAGCGAAAGAGCCAACAGATACAGCAGCAATTGCGAAAAAAGTTGAGAAAATGCAGTTTGTAAGTAACGTTCAATACGGTAAAGGTCAAGTTGAAAGATTATTTGATACTGTAAAAACAGGCCGTAACATCGGGATTATACTCATTGCTGGTCTTTTATTTACTGCAATGTTCTTAATCTCTAATACAATTAAAATTACAATTTATGCGCGAAGCACAGAGATTGAAATTATGAAACTTGTAGGTGCAACAAACTGGTTTATTCGTTGGCCGTTCTTATTAGAAGGTTTATTCTTAGGTGTGTTAGGATCTATCATTCCAATTGTCCTAATTCTATCTGTTTATAATTCACTACAAGGCGTGTTTAATGAAAAACTTGGCGGAACAATTTTCGAGCTTCTACCATACAGCCCGTTCGTATTCCAATTAGCTGGTTTATTAGTATTAATTGGTGCATTAATCGGTATGTGGGGAAGTGTAATGTCAATTCGTCGCTTCTTAAAAGTATAA
- the secA gene encoding preprotein translocase subunit SecA, with product MIGILKKVFDVNQRQIKRMQKMVENIDSLESSIKPLTDEQLKGKTVEFKERLTKGETVDDLLPEAFAVVREAATRVLGMRPYGVQLMGGIALHEGNISEMKTGEGKTLTSTLPVYLNALTGKGVHVVTVNEYLAQRDASEMGQLHEFLGLTVGINLNSMSREEKQAAYAADITYSTNNELGFDYLRDNMVLYKEQCVQRPLHFAIIDEVDSILVDEARTPLIISGQAQKSTELYMFANAFVRTLENEKDYSFDVKTKNVMLTEDGITKAEKAFHIENLFDLKHVALLHHINQGLRAHVVMHRDTDYVVQEGEIVIVDQFTGRLMKGRRYSEGLHQAIEAKEGVEIQNESMTLATITFQNYFRMYEKLSGMTGTAKTEEEEFRNIYNMNVIVIPTNKDIIRDDRADLIFKSMEGKFNAVVEDIVNRHKQGQPVLVGTVAIETSELISKMLTRKGVRHNILNAKNHAREADIIAEAGMKGAVTIATNMAGRGTDIKLGDDIKTVGLAVIGTERHESRRIDNQLRGRAGRQGDPGVTQFYLSMEDELMRRFGSDNMKAMMDRLGMDDSQPIESKMVSRAVESAQKRVEGNNYDARKQLLQYDDVLRQQREVIYKQRQEVMDSENLRSIIEGMMKSTVERAVALHTQEEIEEDWNIKGLVDYLNTNLLEEGDVKEEELRRLAPEEMSELIIAKLLKRYNEREKLLPEEQTREFEKVVVFRVVDTKWTDHIDAMDHLREGIHLRAYGQIDPLREYQMEGFAMFESMIASIEEEISRYIMKAEIEQNLERQEVVQGEAIHPSTDGEEAKKKPVVKGDQVGRNDECKCGSGKKYKNCCGIGK from the coding sequence ATGATCGGTATTTTGAAAAAGGTGTTTGATGTAAACCAACGTCAAATTAAACGTATGCAGAAGATGGTGGAGAACATTGATTCATTAGAATCATCTATTAAGCCGCTAACTGATGAACAATTAAAAGGAAAAACAGTTGAATTTAAAGAACGTCTAACAAAAGGTGAGACAGTAGATGATCTACTTCCTGAAGCTTTTGCAGTTGTTCGTGAAGCCGCAACTCGTGTTCTTGGAATGCGTCCATATGGTGTACAGCTAATGGGTGGTATTGCCTTGCATGAAGGGAATATCTCTGAGATGAAAACAGGTGAAGGTAAAACATTAACGTCTACTTTACCTGTATATTTAAATGCTTTAACAGGAAAAGGTGTTCACGTTGTTACAGTCAATGAATACTTAGCACAACGTGATGCGAGTGAAATGGGACAACTTCATGAGTTCCTTGGCTTAACAGTAGGAATTAACTTAAATAGTATGTCACGTGAAGAGAAACAAGCTGCTTATGCTGCTGATATTACGTATAGCACAAATAATGAGCTTGGATTCGATTACTTACGTGACAACATGGTTTTATATAAAGAGCAGTGTGTTCAGCGTCCACTTCATTTTGCAATTATCGATGAGGTCGATTCCATCTTAGTCGATGAAGCACGTACGCCACTTATTATTTCAGGACAAGCACAAAAATCAACAGAATTATATATGTTTGCAAATGCGTTCGTTCGTACGTTAGAGAATGAAAAAGATTATTCATTTGATGTGAAAACGAAAAATGTAATGTTAACAGAAGATGGTATTACGAAAGCAGAGAAAGCTTTCCATATTGAAAACTTATTTGATTTAAAACATGTAGCACTTCTTCACCATATTAATCAGGGGCTTCGTGCACACGTTGTTATGCACCGTGATACAGATTATGTTGTGCAAGAAGGAGAAATCGTAATTGTAGACCAATTCACTGGTCGTCTTATGAAAGGCCGTCGTTATAGCGAAGGTTTACACCAAGCGATTGAAGCAAAAGAAGGCGTAGAAATTCAAAATGAAAGTATGACGCTTGCAACAATTACATTCCAAAACTACTTCCGTATGTACGAAAAGTTATCAGGTATGACTGGTACAGCGAAAACGGAAGAAGAGGAATTCCGTAATATTTACAATATGAATGTTATCGTAATTCCAACGAATAAAGATATTATTCGTGATGACCGTGCAGATTTAATCTTTAAATCAATGGAAGGTAAGTTCAATGCGGTTGTTGAGGATATTGTAAATCGTCATAAACAAGGGCAACCTGTACTTGTTGGTACAGTTGCAATTGAAACGTCAGAACTTATTTCAAAAATGTTAACACGTAAAGGTGTGCGTCATAACATCTTAAACGCGAAAAACCATGCGCGTGAAGCAGATATTATTGCAGAAGCTGGTATGAAAGGCGCTGTAACAATTGCGACAAACATGGCTGGTCGTGGTACGGACATTAAGCTAGGGGACGATATAAAAACAGTTGGTTTAGCAGTTATCGGTACAGAGCGTCACGAAAGCCGTCGTATTGATAATCAGTTACGTGGTCGTGCTGGTCGTCAAGGAGACCCTGGTGTAACGCAATTCTACCTGTCTATGGAAGATGAGTTAATGCGCCGCTTCGGTTCAGACAATATGAAAGCAATGATGGATCGCCTTGGTATGGATGATTCACAGCCAATCGAAAGTAAAATGGTTTCTCGTGCTGTAGAATCTGCACAAAAACGTGTAGAAGGAAATAACTATGATGCACGTAAACAGCTGTTACAATACGACGATGTACTTCGTCAACAACGTGAGGTAATTTACAAGCAGCGTCAAGAAGTAATGGATTCAGAGAACTTACGTAGCATTATTGAAGGTATGATGAAATCTACGGTAGAACGTGCTGTTGCACTTCATACGCAAGAAGAAATCGAGGAAGATTGGAACATTAAAGGTCTTGTCGATTACTTAAATACAAACCTTCTTGAAGAAGGAGATGTAAAAGAAGAAGAGTTACGTCGCCTTGCTCCAGAAGAAATGAGCGAATTAATCATCGCGAAATTATTAAAGCGTTATAACGAAAGAGAAAAACTTCTACCTGAAGAGCAGACGCGTGAATTCGAAAAGGTTGTTGTATTCCGTGTTGTAGATACGAAATGGACAGATCATATCGATGCGATGGATCACCTTCGTGAAGGTATTCATTTACGTGCTTACGGACAAATCGATCCACTTCGTGAATACCAAATGGAAGGGTTCGCAATGTTTGAATCGATGATTGCTTCTATTGAAGAGGAAATTTCTCGCTACATCATGAAGGCTGAAATTGAACAAAATCTAGAGCGCCAAGAAGTTGTTCAAGGTGAAGCTATTCATCCATCAACCGATGGCGAAGAGGCGAAGAAAAAACCGGTTGTAAAAGGTGATCAAGTCGGCCGTAATGATGAATGTAAGTGCGGTAGTGGTAAGAAATATAAAAACTGCTGCGGTATCGGCAAGTAA
- the prfB gene encoding peptide chain release factor 2 (programmed frameshift), whose translation MELVEIRQELEKLAKRLAAFRGSLDLPTKESRIAELEETMMQAGFWDDQQGAQTVINEANALKDMVGKFRKIDETFENLEVTHELLKEEYDEDLHEELEAEVKSLSQEMNEYELQLLLSDPYDKNNAILELHPGAGGTESQDWGSMLLRMYTRWAEKRGFKVETVDYLPGDEAGIKSVTLLIKGHNAYGYLKAEKGVHRLVRISPFDSSGRRHTSFVSCEVVPEFNDEVEIEIRTEDLKIDTYRASGAGGQHINTTDSAVRITHTPTNTVVTCQSERSQIKNREHAMKMLKAKLYQKKLEEQQAELDEIRGEQKEIGWGSQIRSYVFHPYSLVKDHRTNTEVGNVQAVMDGEIDPFIDAYLRSRIS comes from the exons ATGGAATTAGTAGAAATTAGACAAGAATTAGAGAAATTGGCTAAGAGATTAGCGGCTTTTAGGGGGTCTCTT GACCTCCCTACAAAAGAGAGTCGTATCGCAGAATTAGAAGAAACAATGATGCAAGCAGGTTTTTGGGATGACCAACAAGGTGCGCAAACTGTAATTAACGAAGCGAATGCGTTAAAGGATATGGTTGGAAAGTTCCGTAAGATAGACGAAACATTTGAAAATTTAGAAGTGACACATGAACTTTTAAAAGAAGAATATGATGAAGATTTACATGAAGAGTTAGAAGCTGAAGTGAAATCTTTATCTCAAGAGATGAATGAATACGAGCTTCAGTTATTGTTAAGCGATCCTTACGATAAAAATAACGCTATTTTAGAACTGCATCCAGGTGCAGGTGGAACAGAGTCACAGGACTGGGGTTCTATGCTATTACGTATGTACACGCGATGGGCTGAGAAACGTGGATTTAAAGTAGAAACAGTTGATTATTTACCAGGTGATGAAGCAGGAATCAAGAGTGTTACGCTATTAATTAAAGGGCATAATGCTTACGGTTACTTGAAGGCAGAGAAAGGTGTACATCGTCTTGTACGTATTTCACCATTTGATTCTTCAGGCCGTCGTCATACATCGTTCGTATCTTGTGAAGTTGTACCTGAATTCAACGATGAAGTTGAAATTGAAATACGTACAGAAGATTTAAAAATAGATACGTATCGTGCAAGTGGTGCGGGTGGACAGCACATTAATACGACAGATTCAGCAGTTCGTATCACGCATACACCAACAAATACGGTTGTAACATGTCAGTCAGAGCGTTCTCAAATTAAAAACCGTGAACATGCAATGAAAATGTTAAAAGCGAAATTATACCAAAAGAAATTAGAAGAGCAACAAGCGGAATTAGATGAGATCCGCGGGGAGCAAAAAGAAATTGGATGGGGTAGTCAAATCCGTTCTTACGTATTCCACCCGTATTCTCTTGTGAAAGACCATCGTACGAATACAGAGGTTGGTAACGTACAAGCAGTTATGGATGGAGAAATTGATCCATTTATTGATGCGTATTTACGCTCTCGTATTTCCTAA
- the cspC gene encoding cold shock protein CspC, whose protein sequence is MQGRVKWFNAEKGFGFIEREDGDDVFVHFSAIQQDGYKSLEEGQQVEFDIVDGARGPQAANVVKL, encoded by the coding sequence ATGCAAGGAAGAGTAAAATGGTTTAATGCAGAAAAAGGTTTTGGGTTTATTGAGCGTGAGGATGGTGACGATGTTTTTGTCCATTTTTCTGCAATTCAGCAAGATGGGTATAAGTCGTTAGAAGAGGGTCAACAAGTAGAGTTTGACATTGTCGATGGAGCACGTGGACCACAAGCAGCGAATGTTGTGAAGTTGTAA